A single genomic interval of Aureliella helgolandensis harbors:
- a CDS encoding SGNH/GDSL hydrolase family protein encodes MDRIARETSKTKASPPHVEHPMSTPPPHTPLGPQPGGIARRRRRWLALLAALIGLGIALGLAEIGLRVYVASRGWTANCYATGLVFFVPHPQAGYTLRRNLRLRSTTYDVHTNSLGLRGPEIEVPKPHGTLRIAVLGGSSVFGYLAGRNEDSCRILEAELNAPTPPSIHATPSTDANTTTGAHPAKRFEVLNAGVPGYNMHQCLQRFETEIAPLAPDWVLLYLGWNDSEFAIRETESLQAKTPAAPPWSQRALSHSVLYGLLRFRLFPAARPKFAPPAGAETRITAQGEAGFQRDLRALIQSVREQGATPILSTQLMAARAECDNGATHFLGNSPEQIAANQRIAQWITQTIRDAASETQTPLIDVSQLLTCNPDYLGDAIHLTAEGHRAVAQAWLDGLKPLLSNVNGPANNDSLQTSEL; translated from the coding sequence ATGGATCGAATCGCACGAGAAACCAGCAAAACGAAAGCATCTCCACCGCACGTCGAGCACCCCATGAGCACGCCTCCCCCCCACACTCCACTCGGTCCCCAACCAGGTGGTATCGCGCGCCGCCGGCGCAGGTGGCTTGCGTTACTCGCTGCCCTGATTGGTTTGGGGATCGCCTTAGGCCTAGCCGAAATTGGATTGAGAGTCTACGTGGCCAGCCGTGGTTGGACAGCAAATTGCTACGCAACTGGACTGGTATTTTTCGTCCCGCATCCTCAAGCAGGCTACACTCTGCGCCGCAATTTGCGACTGCGATCGACGACCTACGATGTCCACACCAACTCGCTCGGGCTGCGGGGACCTGAAATTGAAGTTCCCAAACCGCATGGCACCTTAAGAATTGCCGTATTGGGCGGATCGAGCGTGTTCGGTTACCTAGCCGGAAGGAACGAGGATTCATGCCGGATCCTGGAAGCGGAACTCAACGCGCCCACTCCACCGAGCATCCACGCCACTCCAAGCACTGACGCCAACACGACAACCGGTGCTCATCCTGCGAAACGTTTCGAAGTCCTGAATGCGGGAGTCCCAGGCTACAACATGCACCAGTGCTTGCAGCGGTTTGAAACGGAAATCGCTCCGCTCGCGCCCGACTGGGTACTGCTCTACCTGGGCTGGAACGACTCTGAATTCGCGATCCGGGAGACCGAGAGCCTCCAAGCGAAAACACCCGCCGCCCCCCCATGGTCTCAGCGCGCGCTGTCGCACAGCGTGCTGTACGGGCTACTGCGATTCCGCCTATTCCCGGCGGCGCGCCCCAAATTCGCCCCGCCTGCAGGCGCAGAGACACGCATCACCGCACAGGGAGAAGCAGGCTTCCAACGGGACCTACGGGCCCTGATCCAAAGCGTTCGCGAGCAGGGGGCAACTCCGATCCTGAGCACCCAACTGATGGCAGCTCGAGCAGAGTGCGACAATGGGGCCACGCATTTTCTAGGCAACTCTCCCGAGCAAATTGCGGCCAATCAAAGAATTGCACAATGGATCACTCAGACCATACGCGATGCAGCCAGTGAGACCCAGACACCTCTCATCGACGTCTCCCAGCTCCTAACATGCAATCCGGACTATCTGGGCGATGCAATCCACTTAACGGCCGAAGGACATCGCGCTGTTGCCCAAGCATGGCTGGACGGCTTGAAACCACTCCTCTCCAATGTTAACGGTCCCGCGAACAACGACTCGCTCCAGACTTCAGAACTTTGA
- a CDS encoding sodium:solute symporter family transporter: MIPLAAGQILSQEAGYILLALFSVLWVGLGLWWGRRATSYDGFSVAGRNVGLALATATTVATWITSNTTMLAPQFALQLGVWGALAYSTASFGLFAFAPMSARIRQLMPNGYTAVEFVRRRYGTPGAIPFLLISLFYALTWLISMSMAGGKLLNILSGIPYPIGMSVVICVCVLYTLCGGMFAVIGTDFIQSVIILIGLVVVGVAVLTQVNIPEIHENLRTERPMLLAVLFPAALMALFNNLLFGIGEIFHSNVWWSRAFAMREGVGPKAYVLGGLIWLPVPIVAGFLGLAAPALGIGISQPDTVGPLVAATLLGYGGAVLVFIVVFCSLASSIDSLLAATSDLMVNDILEPLAATSLSDASKRRWSTYSIILLGAVAWSCALPNVGSLATVLFLAGPMVGSCIWPIVGGLYFRRAGPIAASASMLLGSLAGLIAYYGIGWFVGSLVGAAVSGIVFALGCFLFPAQFDFLTLSQSPETSAEEPQRELT; encoded by the coding sequence ATGATACCACTTGCTGCTGGCCAGATTCTGAGCCAAGAAGCAGGCTATATTTTGCTGGCACTATTCAGCGTCCTGTGGGTAGGACTCGGGTTGTGGTGGGGCCGACGCGCCACCTCCTACGATGGGTTTTCCGTCGCCGGTCGCAACGTCGGATTGGCCTTGGCCACTGCAACCACTGTTGCGACTTGGATTACGTCGAACACCACGATGCTGGCGCCGCAATTTGCACTGCAACTAGGTGTCTGGGGGGCTCTCGCCTATTCGACCGCCAGCTTCGGCCTGTTCGCCTTTGCCCCGATGAGTGCCCGAATCCGCCAATTGATGCCGAACGGCTACACGGCGGTCGAATTTGTTAGGCGTCGCTACGGAACACCTGGCGCGATTCCCTTCTTGCTTATCTCCCTGTTCTACGCATTGACCTGGCTGATCTCCATGTCGATGGCTGGCGGCAAACTGCTCAACATCCTCTCCGGGATTCCCTATCCGATTGGGATGAGTGTCGTGATTTGCGTGTGCGTGCTGTACACCTTGTGCGGTGGCATGTTTGCTGTGATCGGAACCGATTTCATTCAAAGCGTGATTATTCTGATCGGCCTGGTAGTCGTCGGTGTTGCTGTACTGACACAAGTGAACATCCCTGAGATACACGAGAATCTCAGGACCGAACGCCCCATGTTGCTCGCTGTCCTGTTTCCTGCTGCATTGATGGCCCTGTTCAACAATTTACTGTTCGGAATAGGGGAGATATTTCATAGTAATGTATGGTGGAGCCGTGCGTTTGCGATGCGTGAAGGGGTTGGCCCCAAAGCCTATGTGCTGGGGGGATTGATCTGGTTGCCCGTCCCAATCGTGGCCGGTTTCCTAGGCTTGGCAGCCCCCGCATTGGGCATTGGCATCAGCCAACCCGATACCGTTGGACCGTTGGTCGCGGCCACCCTGCTCGGCTACGGCGGGGCAGTGCTCGTGTTCATCGTGGTGTTTTGCTCCTTGGCATCCAGCATTGATAGTCTTCTGGCCGCGACAAGCGACTTGATGGTGAACGACATTCTCGAGCCGCTCGCCGCCACGTCGCTCTCCGATGCGAGCAAACGCCGTTGGTCGACCTACAGTATTATCCTGCTGGGAGCCGTGGCCTGGAGCTGCGCACTACCCAATGTCGGTTCCCTAGCAACCGTTCTCTTTCTAGCAGGCCCGATGGTGGGAAGCTGTATTTGGCCAATTGTAGGGGGCTTATATTTCCGCCGCGCAGGCCCCATCGCCGCCTCGGCATCCATGCTGCTGGGTAGCCTCGCTGGCTTGATCGCCTATTATGGAATTGG